Proteins encoded by one window of Emticicia oligotrophica DSM 17448:
- a CDS encoding sialidase family protein — MLKLLVPIHLFFVGLFGFSFINIQEDSHEMTICKTIDVSVNHKGGNIASNFGDSPIEIDPNKSYTLPTLAKNNKGEVVLYWTEKDPQNEAALYFATSKDGKTYAEKKLVFADAGLGNGRLARPKLLFKKNGEMVAIFSYRVGATPPREARPTTQTQEATHNNHNAPASQQVPAARPKRSSEIRFTVSKDGGNTWSTPTSVDTDTTKLTRGFFDAVVLPNDEVAVAYLKDVKGSTKFEERDLRLVITKNGVFQPERLIDPVVCDCCNISMVVDEAGALHMVYRDNNNDIRDMAHIVSKDNGATFSAPKTLYADKWEIKGCPHSGATSASTKTDQFITWFSGTQNGQSGVRLTNASGKLLKVLDSSAKNASIAADDKTAVWVWEQIAENGPSNIFYSKVINGKLLDSQKVASSDFGQNASTLVVNGKVLVAYEVLKADKKTVLAAKFVE, encoded by the coding sequence ATGTTAAAATTATTAGTGCCCATTCACCTATTTTTTGTTGGACTCTTTGGCTTTTCTTTCATTAATATCCAAGAAGATAGTCATGAAATGACTATCTGTAAAACTATTGATGTATCAGTTAATCATAAAGGTGGTAATATTGCAAGTAACTTCGGCGATTCACCTATTGAAATAGACCCTAATAAATCATATACTTTACCAACCTTGGCCAAAAACAATAAAGGAGAAGTGGTTTTATATTGGACTGAAAAAGACCCTCAGAACGAAGCTGCTTTATATTTTGCAACTTCAAAAGATGGAAAAACTTATGCTGAAAAGAAATTGGTTTTTGCTGATGCAGGTTTAGGCAATGGTCGCTTGGCTCGTCCAAAACTCCTTTTCAAGAAAAATGGCGAAATGGTTGCTATTTTTTCTTACCGTGTAGGAGCTACGCCTCCGAGAGAAGCCCGACCAACAACTCAGACACAAGAAGCCACTCATAATAATCATAATGCACCTGCTTCGCAACAAGTACCAGCAGCCAGACCAAAACGTAGTTCGGAAATAAGATTTACGGTTTCTAAAGATGGAGGAAATACTTGGTCAACACCAACTTCGGTTGATACCGATACAACAAAACTTACACGTGGTTTCTTTGATGCGGTGGTATTGCCTAATGATGAAGTAGCGGTAGCTTATTTGAAAGATGTAAAAGGTAGTACAAAGTTTGAAGAGCGTGATTTGCGTTTGGTAATTACAAAAAATGGTGTTTTTCAACCTGAAAGATTAATCGACCCAGTTGTTTGTGATTGTTGTAATATAAGTATGGTTGTGGATGAAGCAGGGGCTTTACACATGGTCTATCGAGATAATAACAATGATATTCGGGATATGGCCCACATTGTTTCGAAGGATAATGGAGCAACATTTTCAGCACCAAAAACTTTATATGCTGATAAATGGGAAATCAAAGGTTGTCCACATTCGGGAGCTACTTCTGCTTCTACGAAAACTGACCAATTTATTACGTGGTTTTCTGGTACACAGAATGGACAATCGGGTGTTCGTTTGACCAATGCTTCAGGTAAATTATTGAAAGTATTAGATTCTTCGGCAAAGAATGCCTCTATTGCGGCGGATGATAAAACGGCTGTTTGGGTTTGGGAACAAATTGCCGAAAACGGCCCAAGTAATATCTTTTACAGTAAAGTAATCAATGGGAAATTACTTGATAGTCAGAAAGTTGCTTCCTCAGACTTTGGACAAAATGCCAGCACTTTAGTAGTGAATGGAAAAGTTTTAGTAGCTTATGAAGTTTTGAAAGCCGATAAAAAAACTGTGTTAGCGGCTAAGTTTGTGGAGTGA
- a CDS encoding superoxide dismutase encodes MNRKDFIKTFIASTFAFKLGDVFASAPVFFDGMHTLAPLPYANDALEPHIDKMTMEIHHDRHHKAYVDNLNKAIAGTDMEKLSIDQLLSNISKYPVAVRNNGGGHWNHTFFWQIMGPNAGGAPSGKLADAITATFGGFDKMKEEFGKAATTRFGSGWAWLIVTPDKKLKIVSTANQDNPLMDVATDKGTPILALDVWEHAYYLKYQNKRADYVAAFWNVVNWKKVNENFEAAMK; translated from the coding sequence ATGAATAGAAAAGATTTTATCAAAACCTTTATAGCAAGTACTTTCGCTTTTAAATTAGGCGATGTTTTTGCATCTGCACCTGTTTTTTTCGACGGAATGCACACTCTTGCTCCGCTCCCTTACGCAAACGATGCTCTTGAACCACATATCGACAAAATGACGATGGAAATTCACCACGACCGTCACCACAAAGCTTATGTCGATAACCTCAACAAAGCCATTGCAGGAACTGATATGGAAAAACTTTCAATCGACCAGTTATTGAGCAATATCAGCAAATATCCTGTTGCGGTAAGAAATAATGGTGGAGGTCACTGGAATCATACATTTTTCTGGCAAATTATGGGGCCAAATGCTGGCGGAGCTCCATCGGGTAAATTAGCTGATGCCATTACAGCAACTTTTGGTGGGTTCGATAAAATGAAAGAAGAATTTGGAAAAGCAGCTACTACTCGTTTTGGTTCGGGTTGGGCTTGGTTAATCGTTACGCCTGACAAGAAATTGAAAATAGTTTCGACTGCCAACCAAGATAATCCATTAATGGATGTGGCAACCGACAAAGGAACGCCAATTTTAGCTCTTGATGTTTGGGAACACGCTTATTATTTGAAATATCAAAACAAACGTGCCGATTACGTAGCCGCTTTCTGGAATGTTGTTAACTGGAAAAAAGTTAACGAAAACTTTGAAGCAGCGATGAAGTAA
- the recR gene encoding recombination mediator RecR — protein MNFPSKLIEEAVIEISKLPGIGKKSALRMALHLLKRDESQTLLLADALTAMRTKTTYCKQCHNISDEELCLICSSPRRDTSVICIVEDTRDVLAIENTAQYRGLYHILGGIISPLMGIGPNDLHIESLIRRVEQNAEIQEIILALSPTMEGDTTAFYLQKKLKPFGKKISTIARGIPIGGDLEYADEVTLGRSIISRVSYE, from the coding sequence ATGAATTTCCCCTCAAAACTGATAGAAGAAGCGGTAATTGAAATATCAAAGCTACCTGGAATTGGCAAGAAATCTGCTTTGAGAATGGCACTTCACTTACTGAAACGTGATGAATCACAGACATTACTCTTAGCTGATGCCCTTACAGCAATGCGAACCAAGACCACTTACTGTAAACAATGCCATAATATATCTGATGAAGAACTATGCCTTATTTGTAGTTCTCCACGCCGCGATACCTCAGTCATTTGCATAGTTGAAGACACACGCGATGTATTAGCCATTGAAAATACAGCTCAGTATCGCGGTCTATATCATATTTTAGGAGGAATTATTTCACCTTTGATGGGTATTGGCCCTAACGACCTTCACATAGAATCGCTTATTAGAAGAGTTGAGCAAAACGCTGAAATTCAAGAGATTATTTTGGCTCTCAGCCCAACTATGGAGGGCGATACAACGGCATTTTACTTACAAAAAAAGCTTAAGCCTTTCGGGAAAAAAATCAGTACTATAGCTCGTGGAATCCCGATTGGAGGAGATTTAGAATATGCCGATGAAGTTACCCTTGGGCGTAGTATTATTAGTCGCGTATCTTATGAATAG
- a CDS encoding ATP-dependent Clp protease adaptor ClpS produces the protein MTTLPSPEIEVIEEVVEDLADIKLWELVVFNDDINTFDHVIDTLIDVCQHTPEQAEQCTLIIHYKGKCGVKSGDFEELAAMRNEICRRHISAEIMLK, from the coding sequence ATGACAACGTTACCAAGTCCAGAAATTGAAGTTATTGAAGAGGTCGTTGAAGACCTCGCCGATATTAAATTATGGGAATTAGTCGTTTTCAATGATGATATAAATACCTTCGACCACGTGATTGACACCCTTATTGATGTTTGTCAACATACTCCTGAGCAAGCCGAACAATGTACATTAATTATTCATTACAAAGGAAAATGTGGTGTTAAATCAGGTGATTTTGAAGAATTAGCTGCCATGAGAAATGAGATTTGTCGCCGCCATATCTCTGCTGAAATAATGTTGAAATAG
- a CDS encoding sodium:solute symporter translates to MTSSLALTILVIYFLVLIAISFYTAKGADTNTFFTANRQSPWYLVAFGMIGTSISGVTFVSVPGAVGKIQFSYFQVVLGYALGYWVIGTILMPMYYRLNLISIYGYLEKRFGFWSYKTGSAFFLLSRTVGSAVRMYVAVQVLQLAIFDSLGVPFELTVLIAMGLIFVYTFKGGVKTIIITDTLQTFFLLTALVLTIYLIGKQLDLGFFDLFSTVKDSQYSKVFVWDWANKHHFLKDFFSGAFIAIVMTGLDQDLMQKNLTCKSIDEAQKNMFWFYVVLVFVNLLFLSLGVLLYMYSEKMGLPIPAKTDDLYPSLALGNKFGTLAAVTFLLGITAATYASSDSALTALTTSFCVDFLHIEKYDEAKRQRLKHYVHLGFTAVFFVVIIIFRALNSQEVISAVFNIAGYTYGPLLGLFAFGLYLKRPLKDKFVPYVCVAAPFLTYAVEEVSKTTIDFEFGFSKLMLNGFITFVGLWLLSRKAE, encoded by the coding sequence ATGACTTCATCCCTTGCTTTAACTATTTTAGTAATCTATTTCCTTGTTCTAATTGCCATTTCATTTTACACAGCTAAAGGAGCCGATACTAATACTTTTTTTACCGCTAATCGCCAATCGCCATGGTATTTGGTGGCTTTTGGTATGATTGGAACATCAATTTCGGGCGTAACGTTCGTTTCTGTACCTGGAGCAGTTGGAAAAATTCAATTTTCTTATTTTCAAGTAGTTTTGGGCTATGCTTTGGGTTATTGGGTAATTGGCACAATTTTGATGCCGATGTATTACCGTCTAAACTTAATTTCTATTTACGGCTATCTCGAAAAAAGATTTGGTTTTTGGTCTTATAAAACGGGTTCAGCATTTTTTCTATTATCTCGTACAGTTGGTTCGGCTGTGCGTATGTATGTAGCGGTGCAGGTATTGCAATTAGCTATTTTCGATTCGTTGGGTGTGCCATTCGAATTGACCGTTTTGATAGCTATGGGCTTAATCTTTGTTTATACCTTTAAAGGTGGGGTAAAGACAATCATTATTACCGATACACTTCAAACATTTTTCTTATTAACAGCCTTAGTGTTGACTATTTATTTGATAGGTAAACAATTAGATTTAGGATTTTTTGACTTGTTTTCTACTGTAAAAGATAGCCAATATTCTAAAGTATTTGTTTGGGATTGGGCGAATAAACATCATTTCTTGAAGGATTTCTTCTCAGGAGCATTCATAGCTATCGTAATGACTGGTCTTGACCAAGATTTAATGCAGAAAAACCTGACCTGTAAGAGTATTGACGAAGCTCAAAAGAATATGTTTTGGTTTTATGTAGTTTTGGTGTTTGTGAATCTCTTATTCTTGAGTTTGGGCGTATTGCTCTATATGTATTCTGAGAAAATGGGCTTGCCAATTCCTGCTAAAACCGATGATTTGTACCCTTCTTTAGCTTTAGGAAATAAATTTGGAACATTGGCTGCCGTAACATTTTTATTGGGCATTACCGCTGCAACTTATGCCAGTTCGGATTCTGCTCTTACAGCTCTTACAACCTCCTTTTGTGTTGATTTTTTACACATCGAAAAATATGATGAGGCCAAACGCCAACGTCTCAAGCACTATGTCCATTTAGGTTTTACGGCTGTATTTTTTGTTGTAATTATCATTTTTAGAGCACTGAATAGTCAAGAGGTAATATCTGCAGTATTCAATATTGCAGGCTATACTTATGGGCCATTATTAGGACTATTTGCATTTGGATTATATCTCAAACGTCCGCTTAAAGATAAATTTGTACCTTACGTTTGTGTGGCTGCACCGTTTTTGACTTACGCAGTTGAAGAAGTTTCGAAAACAACAATTGATTTTGAATTTGGTTTCTCGAAGTTGATGCTCAATGGATTTATAACTTTTGTAGGGCTTTGGCTTTTGTCGAGAAAAGCTGAATAA
- a CDS encoding M1 family metallopeptidase, translating into MPKFFKTIPFFLLSIISFAQTQPLSGRIANYDISVKLDPIKHTLEGKETLVWKNTSTDIISELQFHLYLNAFKNKNSTFMKESGGQLRGEMMDKKNVGNWGWIDVKSMKIRRGENLTSQIKFIQPDDLNDKDQTVISVKLNKPLHPNERITLDIDFSARLPKVFARTGYAGDYHLIGQWFPKIGVYETTGMRYAKRGQWNCHQFHADSEFYADFGVYNVSMTVPKNFVLAATGILQHEKQNSDNTKTIRYRAEDVHDFAWTVSPRFEVSVRQWKHVKIKAVVQPEHSGTTERFFQSAIAALEYFEKHLGKYPYTVLTLVDPPLAGAGSSGMEYPTFITCGETIWGLPKGIRSPEVVTIHEFGHQYFQGMLASNEFEESFLDEGFNQYFETRIMDATYGKGSMSNLLGFKINDSELPRISYVGMSNVKVTEIARESWRYPKGTYGIMTYMKTATMLQTLENLISKEVMDEVMQSYFIRWRFKHPSVKDFVNIVNEIAPKKTNYKFGKDFDWYFEQTLYNAPDHDYAVKEISGNKFTIERLGEMKIPTEILIKFIDGKEEEINWTGEDFSKTFNFKKDIQSVTIDPQNKILFDLNLNNNSKSINQSAWPFAKYALKIMFWLQNLLSFLG; encoded by the coding sequence ATGCCTAAGTTTTTTAAAACTATACCCTTTTTCTTATTATCAATCATAAGCTTTGCTCAAACGCAACCTTTGAGTGGCCGCATTGCTAATTATGATATTTCTGTCAAACTTGACCCAATCAAGCACACACTTGAAGGCAAAGAAACGCTTGTTTGGAAAAACACCTCAACTGATATTATCTCCGAGCTTCAATTTCATCTATACCTCAATGCTTTCAAAAATAAAAACTCAACATTCATGAAAGAATCGGGCGGGCAGCTTCGTGGTGAAATGATGGATAAAAAAAACGTAGGGAATTGGGGTTGGATTGATGTAAAATCAATGAAAATTCGTAGAGGTGAAAACTTAACTTCTCAGATAAAATTTATTCAACCCGACGACCTCAACGATAAAGACCAAACCGTAATAAGTGTAAAGCTCAATAAGCCTTTGCATCCTAATGAGCGTATCACGCTTGATATAGACTTTAGTGCTCGTTTACCCAAAGTTTTTGCACGAACTGGCTACGCTGGCGATTATCATTTGATTGGACAATGGTTTCCGAAAATTGGTGTTTATGAAACTACAGGAATGAGATATGCCAAGCGTGGTCAATGGAATTGTCACCAGTTTCATGCAGATAGCGAGTTTTACGCAGATTTCGGTGTTTACAATGTCAGCATGACTGTTCCAAAGAACTTTGTTTTGGCAGCTACGGGCATACTTCAACATGAAAAGCAAAACAGCGATAATACCAAAACCATCCGCTACCGAGCAGAAGATGTACATGATTTTGCATGGACGGTCTCACCAAGATTTGAAGTAAGCGTAAGGCAGTGGAAGCACGTAAAAATCAAGGCAGTAGTTCAGCCCGAACATAGTGGTACTACGGAACGTTTTTTCCAGTCGGCCATTGCGGCTTTAGAATATTTCGAGAAACACTTAGGTAAATACCCTTATACGGTTCTTACATTGGTTGACCCGCCGCTTGCAGGAGCTGGTTCTTCAGGCATGGAATATCCAACTTTTATTACTTGTGGCGAAACGATTTGGGGTTTACCTAAAGGAATTCGCTCGCCTGAAGTGGTAACAATTCATGAGTTTGGGCATCAATATTTTCAAGGAATGTTGGCTTCTAATGAATTTGAAGAGTCTTTTCTCGATGAAGGTTTTAATCAATATTTCGAAACGAGAATCATGGATGCTACTTATGGAAAAGGTTCGATGTCTAATTTATTAGGTTTTAAAATCAATGATTCAGAATTGCCTCGAATTTCATACGTGGGCATGAGTAATGTAAAAGTAACCGAGATTGCTCGTGAATCTTGGCGATACCCCAAAGGTACGTATGGGATAATGACCTACATGAAAACCGCTACCATGCTACAGACTTTAGAGAATTTGATTAGTAAAGAGGTGATGGATGAAGTCATGCAATCTTATTTTATCAGATGGAGATTCAAGCACCCTTCAGTGAAGGATTTTGTAAATATTGTGAATGAAATTGCTCCTAAAAAGACCAATTATAAGTTTGGGAAAGACTTTGATTGGTATTTTGAACAAACACTTTACAACGCTCCTGACCATGACTACGCAGTGAAGGAAATTTCGGGCAATAAATTTACCATTGAAAGACTCGGTGAAATGAAAATTCCAACTGAAATACTAATAAAATTTATTGATGGAAAAGAAGAAGAAATCAATTGGACTGGCGAAGATTTTTCAAAAACTTTTAATTTCAAGAAAGACATCCAATCGGTAACAATCGACCCTCAAAACAAAATTTTATTTGACTTAAACCTGAACAATAATAGTAAGAGTATTAACCAATCTGCGTGGCCATTTGCGAAATATGCTTTAAAAATAATGTTTTGGTTGCAGAATCTGCTGAGTTTCTTGGGGTAA
- a CDS encoding polysaccharide deacetylase family protein: MFLHKTNFLMRALYPNFVWRKPSTDKTIFLTFDDGPIPEVTEFVLETLEKYQAKATFFCIGDNINKHPEVFKRVIKEGHSVGNHTFNHLRGWATEDEQYLENTEKCKAEIEKFGIKTQLFRPPYGRIKRSQARSILSTNEIIMWDVLSGDFSQDLTPETVLNKTIKYTESGSIVLFHDSIKANKRMAYALPKFLEHFSAQGFKFSKL, translated from the coding sequence ATGTTTCTGCATAAAACTAATTTTTTGATGAGGGCTTTGTACCCCAATTTTGTTTGGAGAAAACCTTCAACGGATAAAACCATTTTTTTAACTTTTGATGATGGCCCAATACCAGAAGTAACTGAATTTGTGCTCGAAACACTTGAAAAATATCAGGCAAAAGCTACTTTTTTTTGCATTGGCGATAACATCAATAAGCATCCAGAAGTATTCAAAAGAGTTATAAAAGAAGGCCATTCTGTAGGGAATCATACATTTAATCATTTACGAGGATGGGCTACAGAAGATGAGCAATATTTAGAAAATACTGAAAAATGTAAGGCTGAAATTGAAAAGTTTGGTATAAAAACGCAACTATTTAGACCACCTTATGGACGAATTAAACGTAGTCAAGCACGAAGTATATTATCAACCAATGAAATAATTATGTGGGATGTGCTGAGTGGCGATTTCTCGCAAGATTTAACGCCCGAAACAGTTCTCAATAAAACAATCAAATACACGGAGTCGGGTTCGATTGTACTTTTTCATGATAGCATCAAAGCCAATAAACGTATGGCCTATGCTTTACCAAAATTTTTAGAACATTTTTCTGCACAAGGATTTAAGTTTTCAAAGCTTTAA
- a CDS encoding glycosyltransferase: MNQPSISILVAARNEEKNILELLLSLSKLSYPKEQIQILIGNDDSTDKTAQIVESFIAKNNGYRDFQLVNIQHQVANLKGKANVLAQLAHLAIGEYFFFTDADIEVPEYWIEGFLSEMQNTGVGVGLSLVKHRNWFEASQAIEWLFALNLMKTFSDFKLPTTGMGNNMVVSAEAYWAVGGYEKIGFSIVEDYAIYKAIIDKGFGFKQLFRPEVLAITKPPQNYFEQRKRWVTGGISTGSLLIYPAIIQGLALPILLIIGVFSCKTTLIIMILNLLVNFFIGQNIFKTLHQTQLLKYIPAYTIYMYVFWFLQLVVYLLPTKLVWKGREY, encoded by the coding sequence ATGAATCAACCCTCTATAAGCATTCTGGTTGCGGCTCGAAACGAAGAGAAAAATATACTCGAATTATTACTTTCATTGAGCAAGTTAAGTTATCCGAAAGAGCAAATACAGATTCTTATCGGAAATGATGATTCTACTGATAAAACTGCCCAAATTGTTGAAAGTTTTATTGCTAAAAATAATGGATATAGAGATTTTCAATTAGTAAATATTCAGCATCAGGTTGCAAACCTGAAAGGTAAAGCCAACGTTTTGGCTCAATTAGCTCATTTGGCCATTGGCGAGTATTTTTTCTTTACCGATGCTGATATTGAAGTTCCAGAGTATTGGATTGAAGGCTTTTTATCTGAAATGCAAAACACTGGGGTAGGAGTAGGTTTATCATTGGTAAAACACAGAAATTGGTTTGAAGCAAGCCAAGCCATTGAGTGGCTTTTTGCTTTGAATCTGATGAAAACTTTTTCAGATTTTAAACTACCGACTACTGGAATGGGAAATAATATGGTGGTAAGTGCCGAAGCGTATTGGGCGGTTGGTGGATATGAAAAAATAGGTTTTTCAATTGTTGAAGATTATGCCATTTACAAGGCAATTATTGATAAAGGATTTGGCTTTAAGCAATTGTTTCGGCCAGAAGTATTAGCTATAACTAAACCTCCACAAAATTATTTTGAACAACGGAAACGCTGGGTTACAGGCGGAATTTCTACGGGCTCATTGCTCATTTATCCAGCCATTATTCAAGGTTTGGCTTTGCCTATTTTGCTAATTATTGGTGTATTTTCGTGCAAAACTACCCTGATAATAATGATTCTAAATCTTTTGGTAAACTTCTTTATCGGTCAAAATATCTTTAAAACCTTGCACCAAACTCAATTGCTAAAATACATTCCCGCTTATACTATTTACATGTACGTATTTTGGTTTTTGCAATTGGTTGTTTATTTATTGCCAACTAAACTCGTTTGGAAAGGGCGAGAATACTGA
- the corA gene encoding magnesium/cobalt transporter CorA, giving the protein MALHSHYTWRKGSIFIEFQQAVFGKLSSKSMSKNHKKYKKYVQKKAFTSPGTLAYVGKDVPISTVVKLTEFNEESCQIKEVKTTNACQLFPTDNYVSWLDVDGVHEVSVIESIGKHLHLHPLLLEDVLNTEQKPKLEHFGEQNIFMVMKMLQFNENLNEVETEHVALVLGKNYVISFQEMHKSDVFSPIFARLKASVGKTRKGKADYLFYSLCDLVVDNYFVVLEKFSEKLEELEVKIIENPHRNDQTSLYELRRELLFIRKSVLPLRDMFGILTRENSDLIHDHTIIYLRDVYDHILQILETIESYREMIENIQNIYLTSISNKMNSVMKTLTVFTAIFMPLTFIAGIYGMNFDNIPELHHPNGYFYTLGSMVIISIGLWFYFKWKNYV; this is encoded by the coding sequence ATGGCTTTACACAGCCATTACACGTGGCGTAAAGGAAGTATTTTTATTGAATTTCAACAAGCAGTTTTTGGAAAGCTAAGTAGTAAATCTATGTCGAAGAATCACAAGAAATACAAAAAGTATGTTCAGAAGAAGGCTTTTACTTCGCCAGGTACCCTTGCCTATGTGGGAAAAGATGTACCTATAAGCACCGTTGTAAAACTTACTGAATTTAACGAAGAAAGCTGCCAAATAAAAGAAGTAAAAACTACGAATGCTTGTCAGTTATTTCCAACCGATAATTATGTAAGTTGGCTTGATGTAGATGGTGTGCATGAAGTTTCGGTTATTGAAAGTATTGGTAAACATTTGCATTTACATCCGCTTCTACTTGAAGATGTATTAAATACCGAACAAAAACCTAAACTTGAGCATTTTGGCGAACAAAACATTTTTATGGTAATGAAAATGTTACAGTTCAATGAGAATTTGAATGAAGTCGAAACCGAGCATGTTGCATTAGTTTTGGGTAAAAACTATGTAATTTCATTTCAAGAAATGCATAAATCTGATGTGTTTTCACCAATTTTTGCTCGACTAAAAGCTTCGGTAGGAAAAACTCGCAAAGGAAAAGCTGATTATCTATTTTATTCTCTCTGTGATTTAGTGGTTGACAATTATTTTGTGGTTTTAGAAAAGTTTAGCGAAAAATTAGAAGAATTAGAGGTTAAAATCATTGAAAATCCTCACCGAAACGATCAAACCAGCCTGTACGAACTTCGCAGAGAATTACTTTTTATCAGAAAATCAGTGCTTCCATTACGTGATATGTTTGGCATACTCACCCGTGAAAACTCAGATTTAATTCACGACCATACAATCATTTACCTCCGTGATGTTTATGACCATATCTTACAAATACTCGAAACCATCGAATCTTATCGAGAAATGATAGAGAATATTCAAAATATCTACCTAACGAGTATTAGTAATAAAATGAATTCAGTCATGAAAACCCTCACGGTTTTTACGGCTATTTTTATGCCTCTTACTTTTATTGCGGGTATTTATGGCATGAACTTCGATAATATTCCCGAACTTCACCATCCAAACGGTTATTTTTATACACTCGGAAGTATGGTTATTATTTCGATTGGATTATGGTTTTATTTCAAATGGAAAAATTATGTTTGA
- a CDS encoding ATP-dependent DNA helicase has protein sequence MALDENVKPSERFLKKFPFTPTFGQAKLFKLMDDFILGEERFRDTFILKGYAGTGKTTFVSTLIKVLKEFGYKAVLLAPTGRAAKVMSSYSKRMALTIHKKIYRQVENAYTGALVFERMKNNQEGTVYIVDEASMISDERDFGSNSLLHDLLDFVFEQETNKLILIGDEAQLPPVGMQVSPALSAQHLEGRYHTTVTEHVLTEVMRQGEGSGILTNATELRKQLSNEEPIIKLITSKYKDFYRMTGERLEDGIRYAYDKYGRENTTIITRSNKTAVQYNRYIRTAINYSENELDSGDMLMVVRNNYSILGEESKAGFIANGDFVEVVKIRREEEMHGLRFANVTLKLVDYPDEEEFDCKIILDTLYSNSPTLTAEENKMLYENVMKDYFWVKSKKERQDLLRKDAYLNALQVKFAYALTCHKSQGGQWDAVFVDQGYLPPDAEIDGDFIRWLYTAITRGVKEVFLLNFNKQFLES, from the coding sequence ATGGCATTAGACGAAAATGTAAAACCCTCTGAACGATTCCTTAAAAAGTTTCCTTTTACACCAACATTTGGACAAGCGAAACTCTTCAAATTAATGGATGATTTTATTCTGGGCGAAGAGCGTTTTAGAGATACTTTTATTTTGAAAGGTTATGCAGGTACAGGTAAAACCACTTTTGTAAGTACGCTTATCAAGGTTTTAAAAGAGTTTGGTTATAAAGCTGTGTTATTGGCACCAACTGGTCGAGCAGCCAAGGTGATGTCGAGCTATTCGAAGCGAATGGCTCTAACTATCCATAAAAAAATCTATCGACAAGTAGAAAATGCCTATACTGGAGCCTTGGTTTTTGAGCGAATGAAAAATAACCAAGAAGGCACAGTATATATCGTCGATGAAGCTTCTATGATCTCTGATGAGCGAGATTTTGGCTCTAATAGCCTATTGCACGATTTACTTGATTTTGTATTTGAACAAGAAACCAATAAGCTTATCCTCATCGGTGATGAAGCTCAGCTCCCGCCAGTAGGTATGCAAGTAAGCCCTGCCCTAAGTGCTCAACATTTAGAAGGGAGATACCATACTACGGTCACCGAACACGTACTTACGGAAGTAATGCGACAAGGAGAAGGTTCGGGAATTCTGACCAATGCTACCGAACTTCGCAAGCAATTAAGTAATGAAGAGCCTATTATTAAACTAATTACGAGTAAATACAAGGATTTTTATCGAATGACGGGCGAACGTTTGGAAGACGGAATTCGATATGCTTATGATAAATACGGTAGAGAAAATACAACCATTATTACTCGCTCTAATAAAACGGCGGTTCAATATAACCGCTACATTCGAACGGCCATTAATTATTCTGAGAATGAACTTGACTCGGGCGATATGCTGATGGTTGTAAGGAATAACTATTCGATTTTGGGTGAAGAATCAAAAGCAGGTTTCATTGCCAATGGTGATTTCGTAGAAGTAGTAAAGATTCGTAGAGAAGAAGAAATGCATGGCCTACGCTTCGCGAATGTAACCTTAAAACTGGTTGATTATCCTGATGAAGAAGAATTTGATTGCAAAATAATCTTGGATACACTTTATTCAAACTCTCCAACACTTACGGCCGAGGAAAATAAGATGCTTTACGAAAATGTCATGAAAGATTATTTTTGGGTAAAATCGAAGAAAGAGCGACAAGATTTACTCCGCAAAGATGCTTATCTTAATGCATTGCAGGTAAAGTTTGCTTATGCCTTAACCTGTCATAAATCGCAAGGTGGGCAGTGGGATGCCGTATTTGTTGACCAAGGTTATCTTCCACCCGACGCCGAAATTGATGGAGATTTCATTCGATGGCTTTACACAGCCATTACACGTGGCGTAAAGGAAGTATTTTTATTGAATTTCAACAAGCAGTTTTTGGAAAGCTAA